The following proteins come from a genomic window of Anaerobutyricum hallii:
- a CDS encoding PTS fructose transporter subunit IIABC encodes MRIVDLLKKEAVVLNADVSEKEQMLDLLVDLHKKVGNIEDKEAFKAGIMKRESEGPTAIAEGICIPHSKNDAVIKPGIAAITVPGGVDCEALDGEPSNLFFMIAAPAEGSDVHLEALSRLSTILMDPAFREKLLSAKDVEAFLAAIDEKETEKYGEEDKAAQVEEAAAEVPAKKSGYQVLAVTACPTGIAHTYMAAEALEEKGKELGISIKVETNGSGGAKNILTQEEIDACDGIIIAADKNVEMARFDGKPVIKVKVSDGIHKSQELIERAVKGDGPIYHHEGGKAASTSSDGDESFGRQIYKHLMNGVSHMLPFVIGGGILIAIAFLLDDYSIDPSNFGMNTPAAAFFKTAGGVAFNFMLPILAGFIAMSIADRPGLMVGFVGGSVASAGTTFASCFNPDVTVISGGFLGALFAGFLAGYLVLALEKITEKMPDSMDGLRPMLIYPVVGLLLISVIMFAINPFFSWLNQLLADALNSLSGANSILLGVILGGMMSIDMGGPFNKAAYVFGTASLAYQTEAGYMIMAAVMVGGMVPPIAIAISSWVFKNKFTDNDRKTAPVNAIMGLCFISEAAIPYAAGDPLHVIPSCVIGSAVAGALSMAFKCTLMAPHGGIFVFPVVGHALMYIIALLIGSIVGAIMFGLLRKPIESK; translated from the coding sequence ATGAGAATTGTCGATTTGTTAAAAAAAGAGGCAGTTGTTCTTAATGCAGATGTAAGCGAAAAAGAACAGATGCTTGATTTACTCGTTGACCTTCATAAAAAAGTTGGAAACATTGAAGACAAAGAAGCTTTTAAAGCAGGAATCATGAAAAGAGAATCAGAAGGACCGACTGCAATCGCAGAAGGTATCTGTATTCCACACTCAAAAAATGATGCAGTTATTAAGCCGGGTATCGCAGCAATCACAGTACCAGGTGGTGTAGATTGTGAGGCACTTGATGGGGAACCATCCAATCTCTTCTTTATGATCGCAGCTCCGGCAGAAGGATCTGATGTTCACTTAGAAGCATTATCCAGATTATCTACGATTTTAATGGATCCAGCTTTTCGTGAAAAGTTATTATCTGCAAAGGATGTAGAAGCTTTCCTTGCAGCAATTGATGAAAAAGAAACAGAAAAGTACGGGGAAGAAGATAAAGCTGCTCAGGTAGAAGAAGCGGCAGCGGAAGTTCCGGCAAAGAAATCTGGATATCAGGTACTTGCAGTAACAGCATGTCCTACCGGTATTGCGCATACTTATATGGCAGCAGAAGCACTTGAAGAAAAAGGTAAGGAATTAGGAATTTCTATTAAAGTAGAAACAAACGGTTCCGGAGGAGCAAAAAATATTCTGACACAGGAAGAAATTGATGCCTGCGACGGAATTATCATTGCGGCAGATAAAAATGTAGAAATGGCTCGTTTTGACGGTAAACCAGTTATTAAAGTAAAGGTTTCCGACGGTATTCATAAATCTCAGGAATTAATTGAGAGAGCAGTAAAAGGTGACGGACCGATTTATCATCATGAAGGTGGAAAAGCAGCAAGCACATCTTCAGATGGAGATGAAAGCTTTGGCCGTCAGATTTATAAACATCTGATGAATGGAGTTTCTCATATGTTACCATTCGTAATCGGTGGTGGTATTCTTATTGCGATTGCTTTTCTGTTAGATGATTATTCTATTGATCCTTCTAACTTTGGTATGAACACACCGGCAGCAGCATTCTTTAAGACAGCAGGTGGTGTGGCATTTAACTTTATGCTTCCAATCCTTGCAGGATTTATTGCAATGAGTATCGCAGACCGCCCAGGTTTAATGGTTGGTTTTGTAGGTGGTTCTGTTGCAAGTGCAGGAACAACATTTGCTTCTTGTTTTAATCCGGATGTTACAGTAATTTCCGGTGGTTTCCTTGGAGCATTATTTGCAGGTTTCTTAGCAGGTTACCTTGTATTAGCATTAGAAAAGATTACAGAGAAAATGCCAGATTCCATGGATGGTCTTCGTCCGATGTTAATTTACCCGGTAGTTGGATTATTATTGATCAGTGTGATCATGTTCGCAATCAATCCATTCTTCTCTTGGTTAAATCAGTTACTTGCTGATGCATTAAATTCCTTATCAGGAGCAAACAGTATCTTACTTGGAGTTATTCTTGGTGGTATGATGTCCATTGATATGGGTGGCCCATTTAATAAGGCAGCATATGTATTTGGTACAGCTTCCTTAGCATATCAGACAGAGGCAGGTTATATGATTATGGCAGCCGTTATGGTAGGTGGAATGGTTCCTCCGATTGCCATTGCAATTTCCTCTTGGGTATTTAAAAATAAATTTACAGACAATGATAGAAAAACAGCACCAGTTAATGCAATCATGGGTCTTTGCTTTATCTCAGAAGCAGCAATCCCATACGCAGCAGGAGATCCCCTCCACGTTATTCCTTCCTGCGTAATCGGTTCTGCAGTAGCCGGAGCGTTATCTATGGCGTTTAAGTGTACATTGATGGCACCTCATGGTGGAATCTTCGTATTCCCTGTAGTCGGACATGCATTAATGTATATCATAGCTTTATTAATCGGTTCTATCGTTGGAGCAATCATGTTCGGACTTTTAAGAAAACCGATAGAAAGCAAGTAA
- a CDS encoding GlgB N-terminal domain-containing protein, translating to MRYEISEVIKKDQVMELVFGNCSKPKDLLGRHFIMEGQVISAYHPDAVKMEVISEDGKHYPMDTVERQPVFSLFLPHKRPFYYQIHMTFHDGNTYICNDPYSYEGLITEEEEKMFSKGIWTEVYHKMGCHKVKLGDTEGMYFAVWVPGAKRVSVVGDFNFWNGMLYPMHKMENSDIFELFIPGLSCGQFYKFEVKNAQGEITQMVDPYAVMNEEKESGASRMFDLKRFHWEDMRWLSERYRGNVLKRPMSVCEVRISELDSPDEKVQETVQDMGHTHILLRGTSEGEKFGAHKGFFEPAFYGNTPDTMRFFVNRSHKRNIGVLLEISPEYLRRAVDLFEKKNPQALNYLLANVLFWIREYHIDGFVFRGLREGAADFLTKAKEIIKKEDSNILFIGEQTTDKNLKSFFDFEWNLEIKAGVDKYLKADIHNRKKEYFQLSQPLMNGDFSHALLLLNKEISIEKNNLFKDSFIDKKASCDYDKLTGVRMSYGYLMGVPGRKAWDLHSHENISSQEYVKSLLRIYQEYPALYEYDPMRAPFEWINGMDAESFVLSFIRKSPSGRDNLLFVCNFSEEEKKHYRVGVPKNGKYTLISNSDAVEFGGEGRGEHQEVKAVSECWDLRPYSIEISVPPLATLIFKF from the coding sequence ATGAGATATGAAATCAGCGAAGTTATAAAAAAAGACCAGGTTATGGAATTGGTTTTTGGTAATTGCAGTAAACCTAAAGATTTACTGGGGCGGCATTTTATTATGGAAGGACAAGTTATCTCTGCCTATCATCCCGATGCGGTAAAGATGGAAGTTATTTCAGAAGATGGGAAACACTATCCGATGGACACCGTAGAAAGACAGCCGGTATTTTCGTTGTTTCTTCCGCACAAAAGACCTTTTTATTATCAGATACATATGACATTCCATGATGGTAATACGTATATCTGTAATGATCCCTATAGTTATGAAGGACTGATTACCGAAGAAGAGGAAAAAATGTTTTCAAAGGGAATCTGGACTGAGGTATACCATAAGATGGGGTGTCATAAAGTGAAGCTTGGAGATACCGAAGGAATGTATTTTGCAGTATGGGTACCGGGCGCTAAACGTGTCAGTGTCGTTGGAGATTTTAATTTCTGGAACGGAATGCTGTATCCAATGCACAAGATGGAGAATTCTGATATTTTTGAGTTGTTTATTCCGGGACTTTCCTGTGGGCAGTTTTATAAATTTGAAGTGAAAAATGCACAGGGGGAGATCACACAGATGGTTGATCCTTATGCCGTTATGAATGAGGAAAAAGAGAGCGGTGCCTCAAGAATGTTTGATCTTAAGCGATTTCACTGGGAGGATATGAGATGGCTTTCTGAAAGATATCGAGGAAATGTTTTAAAAAGACCTATGTCTGTTTGTGAAGTACGGATCAGTGAATTGGATTCTCCGGATGAGAAGGTACAGGAAACTGTACAGGATATGGGACATACGCATATTTTACTTCGTGGAACATCAGAAGGAGAAAAATTTGGGGCGCATAAAGGCTTTTTTGAACCGGCTTTTTATGGGAATACACCCGATACAATGCGCTTTTTTGTTAACCGTTCGCATAAAAGAAATATTGGAGTTTTGTTAGAAATATCACCGGAATATTTAAGGAGAGCAGTGGACCTTTTTGAAAAGAAAAACCCGCAGGCCTTAAATTATCTTCTTGCAAATGTTCTTTTCTGGATCCGGGAATATCATATCGATGGATTTGTATTTCGAGGATTACGTGAAGGTGCTGCTGATTTTTTAACAAAGGCCAAAGAAATAATTAAAAAAGAAGACAGTAATATTTTATTTATCGGAGAGCAGACAACGGATAAAAATCTGAAAAGTTTCTTTGATTTCGAATGGAATCTGGAAATAAAGGCGGGAGTAGATAAGTATTTAAAGGCAGATATTCATAACAGGAAGAAAGAATATTTTCAGTTGTCACAGCCACTGATGAACGGAGATTTTTCTCATGCGTTATTATTACTTAATAAAGAAATTAGTATAGAGAAAAATAATCTTTTTAAAGATTCTTTCATTGACAAGAAGGCTTCTTGTGATTATGATAAGTTAACAGGAGTCAGGATGTCTTATGGTTATTTGATGGGAGTTCCAGGAAGAAAGGCATGGGACTTGCATTCACATGAGAATATTTCTTCACAGGAATATGTGAAGTCACTGCTTCGGATTTATCAGGAATATCCTGCCCTTTATGAGTACGACCCAATGCGTGCTCCTTTTGAGTGGATTAATGGGATGGATGCAGAATCTTTCGTTTTAAGTTTTATAAGAAAGTCGCCATCCGGAAGAGATAATCTGCTGTTTGTATGTAATTTTAGTGAAGAGGAGAAGAAACATTATCGGGTCGGCGTTCCGAAAAATGGTAAATATACTTTGATTTCTAATAGTGATGCGGTAGAATTCGGTGGCGAAGGCCGCGGAGAGCATCAGGAAGTGAAAGCCGTTTCGGAATGCTGGGATTTAAGACCATATTCGATTGAAATATCCGTACCGCCTCTGGCAACGTTGATTTTTAAGTTTTAA
- a CDS encoding HIT family protein, with protein sequence MIKEDCLFCKIAKGEIHSATVYEDSHFTVILDVNPATKGHCLIIPKEHFDNIYDLDGETAGKLFALATCIARAMKDALKCDGLNLVQNNGEVAGQTVNHFHLHLIPRYEGDGLNLNWPQQEISGEQLEEIRLSIKKSI encoded by the coding sequence ATGATAAAAGAAGATTGTTTATTCTGTAAGATAGCAAAAGGAGAGATTCACTCTGCTACAGTTTATGAAGACAGCCATTTCACAGTAATTCTTGATGTGAATCCGGCAACAAAGGGACATTGTCTGATTATACCAAAGGAACATTTTGATAATATTTATGATCTGGATGGCGAGACAGCCGGAAAGTTATTTGCACTGGCTACTTGTATTGCAAGAGCAATGAAGGATGCATTAAAATGCGACGGTTTGAATCTTGTTCAGAATAATGGAGAAGTTGCGGGACAGACGGTAAATCATTTTCATCTTCACCTGATTCCTCGTTATGAGGGTGATGGACTGAATCTTAACTGGCCACAGCAGGAGATTTCAGGAGAACAGTTAGAAGAGATCAGACTGTCTATTAAGAAGTCAATCTAA
- a CDS encoding flavin reductase family protein, with product MGKLDFKPGNMLYPLPAVMVSVRDKEGKDNIITVAWTGTVCTNPPMLYISVRPERHSYKALHETGEFVVNLTTEKLAKATDFCGVRSGRDMDKFEQTGLKKGEAKKINAPVIEDSPVNIECRIREEVALGSHTMFIADVVHVTVDDAYMDEKGTFHLEKAAPIVYSHGTYFGLGESLGTFGYSVRKKKKKRKNK from the coding sequence ATGGGTAAGTTAGATTTTAAGCCGGGTAATATGTTATATCCTCTTCCGGCGGTCATGGTATCGGTAAGAGATAAAGAAGGAAAGGATAATATTATAACAGTTGCCTGGACAGGAACGGTATGTACCAATCCACCCATGCTCTACATTTCTGTTCGTCCGGAGAGACATTCTTATAAAGCGTTGCATGAAACGGGAGAGTTTGTGGTGAATCTTACTACAGAAAAGCTTGCGAAGGCTACGGATTTTTGTGGTGTTCGTTCCGGACGGGATATGGATAAGTTTGAGCAGACCGGTCTGAAAAAGGGAGAGGCAAAGAAAATCAATGCGCCTGTGATTGAAGATAGTCCGGTGAATATTGAGTGTCGTATCAGAGAAGAAGTGGCACTTGGTTCTCATACAATGTTTATAGCAGACGTTGTACATGTGACAGTAGATGATGCCTATATGGATGAGAAGGGCACGTTTCATTTGGAGAAGGCGGCACCGATTGTATATTCTCATGGAACATATTTTGGATTGGGAGAATCTTTGGGGACATTTGGATATTCTGTTCGCAAAAAGAAAAAAAAGAGAAAAAACAAATAA
- a CDS encoding UDP-N-acetylglucosamine 1-carboxyvinyltransferase: MEQYIIKGGNPLVGEVVIGGAKNAALGILAAAIMTDGECLIDNMPNVRDTNVLLQAMEGIGARIERKGDNEVVISGKDIDSAGDLIVDNEYIRKIRASYYLIGALLGKYKKAQVVLPGGCDIGSRPIDQHIKGFRALGAEVKIEHGMIIAQAEQLVGSRIYLDVVSVGATINIMMAAALAQGNTVIENAAKEPHIVDVANFLNSMGADIRGAGTDVIRIKGVEKFHDTEYSVIPDQIEAGTFMMAAAATRGDVLIKNVIPKHLETISAKLSEIGAQIEESDDAVRVVATQRLCNTQIKTLPYPGFPTDMQPQMAITLGLSTGTSTITESIFENRFRYVEELRRMGANIKMVEGNTAIIHGVEKYTGATVAAPDLRAGAALVIAGLAAEGYTTVTQIGYIKRGYERFDEKLRALGGLIEEVNSEKETNKFIYKTGTVN, from the coding sequence ATGGAACAGTATATTATTAAAGGTGGTAATCCGTTAGTTGGTGAAGTTGTAATTGGTGGAGCAAAGAATGCAGCGCTTGGAATTCTGGCAGCAGCAATTATGACAGATGGAGAATGTTTAATTGATAATATGCCAAATGTCAGAGATACGAATGTTCTTTTACAGGCAATGGAAGGAATCGGAGCCCGTATTGAACGTAAAGGGGATAACGAAGTAGTGATCAGCGGAAAGGATATTGATTCTGCCGGTGATCTGATTGTAGATAATGAATATATCAGAAAGATTAGAGCATCTTATTATCTGATCGGTGCTCTTCTTGGTAAGTATAAAAAGGCGCAGGTTGTTCTTCCAGGAGGATGTGATATCGGAAGCCGTCCGATCGATCAGCATATTAAGGGATTTCGTGCGCTTGGAGCAGAAGTAAAGATTGAGCATGGGATGATTATCGCACAGGCAGAACAGCTTGTAGGTAGTCGTATTTATTTAGATGTTGTTTCTGTTGGAGCAACGATCAATATTATGATGGCAGCAGCATTGGCACAGGGGAATACCGTTATCGAGAATGCAGCTAAGGAACCACATATCGTAGATGTAGCGAACTTCTTAAACAGTATGGGCGCAGATATTCGTGGTGCGGGAACAGATGTGATTCGTATTAAAGGGGTGGAGAAGTTCCACGATACAGAATATTCTGTGATTCCGGATCAGATTGAAGCAGGAACATTTATGATGGCAGCGGCAGCTACAAGAGGAGATGTTCTGATTAAGAACGTAATTCCTAAGCATTTAGAGACGATTTCTGCAAAGCTGTCTGAGATTGGAGCACAGATTGAAGAGTCTGATGATGCGGTAAGAGTTGTGGCAACACAGCGGCTTTGCAATACACAGATTAAGACCCTTCCATATCCTGGATTCCCTACGGATATGCAGCCGCAGATGGCAATTACGCTGGGGCTTTCTACCGGAACAAGTACGATTACAGAAAGTATTTTTGAGAATCGTTTCCGTTACGTAGAAGAACTTCGCCGTATGGGTGCTAATATAAAGATGGTAGAAGGTAACACTGCGATTATTCATGGTGTTGAAAAATATACAGGAGCTACGGTGGCAGCACCGGATCTCCGCGCCGGAGCAGCGCTTGTTATTGCAGGGCTTGCGGCAGAAGGATATACAACGGTAACTCAGATTGGTTATATTAAGAGAGGGTATGAGCGATTTGATGAGAAGCTTCGTGCTCTCGGTGGCTTAATTGAAGAAGTTAATTCCGAGAAAGAAACCAATAAGTTTATTTATAAAACAGGTACTGTAAATTAA
- the metK gene encoding methionine adenosyltransferase gives MERRLFTSESVTEGHPDKMCDQVSDAILDALMEKDPMSRVACETAMTTGLVLVMGEVTTNAYVDIQKIARDTIKEIGYTRGKYGFDADTCGVMVALDEQSSDIAMGVDKALEARENKMSDEELEAIGAGDQGMMFGYASNETEEYMPYPIALAHKLSRQLTKVRKDGILSYLRPDGKTQVTVEYDENGKPDRLDAVVLSTQHDPDVTQEQIHEDIKKYVFDPILPQNMVDDNTKFFINPTGRFVIGGPHGDSGLTGRKIIVDTYGGYARHGGGAFSGKDCTKVDRSAAYAARYVAKNIVAAGLADKCEIQLSYAIGVAQPTSIMVDTFETGKIAEEKLVDMIRENFDLRPAGIIKMLDLRRPIYKQTAAYGHFGRNDLDLPWERLDKVETLKKYL, from the coding sequence ATGGAAAGAAGATTATTTACATCAGAATCTGTAACAGAAGGACATCCGGATAAGATGTGCGATCAGGTTTCTGACGCAATACTTGATGCATTAATGGAAAAAGACCCAATGAGTCGTGTTGCCTGTGAGACAGCTATGACAACAGGTCTTGTACTTGTCATGGGTGAGGTGACAACGAATGCTTATGTAGACATTCAGAAAATCGCTCGTGATACGATCAAAGAGATTGGATATACAAGAGGTAAATACGGTTTTGACGCAGATACATGTGGTGTTATGGTAGCCTTAGATGAGCAGTCTTCCGATATTGCTATGGGTGTTGATAAAGCACTTGAAGCAAGAGAGAATAAGATGAGCGATGAAGAATTAGAGGCAATTGGTGCCGGCGATCAGGGTATGATGTTTGGTTACGCCAGCAATGAGACAGAAGAATATATGCCATATCCTATCGCATTAGCACATAAGTTATCCAGACAGCTTACAAAGGTTCGTAAGGATGGTATATTATCTTATTTAAGACCAGATGGAAAGACACAGGTTACTGTAGAATACGACGAGAATGGTAAGCCAGATCGTTTAGATGCTGTTGTTCTTTCTACACAGCATGATCCTGATGTAACACAGGAACAGATTCATGAAGATATTAAAAAGTATGTGTTTGATCCAATTCTTCCACAGAATATGGTTGATGATAATACAAAGTTCTTTATTAACCCAACAGGAAGATTTGTAATCGGTGGACCACATGGAGACAGTGGTTTAACAGGACGAAAGATTATCGTAGATACTTATGGCGGATATGCACGTCATGGCGGTGGAGCTTTCTCCGGTAAAGACTGTACAAAGGTAGACCGTTCTGCTGCATACGCTGCAAGATATGTAGCAAAAAATATTGTTGCTGCTGGACTTGCAGATAAGTGTGAGATTCAGTTATCTTATGCTATTGGTGTAGCGCAGCCTACATCTATCATGGTAGATACTTTTGAAACAGGAAAGATTGCAGAAGAAAAACTTGTAGATATGATCCGCGAAAACTTTGACTTAAGACCAGCAGGAATTATTAAAATGCTTGACTTAAGAAGACCAATCTACAAACAGACTGCAGCTTATGGCCATTTTGGACGTAATGATCTGGATCTTCCATGGGAAAGACTTGATAAAGTAGAAACTCTGAAGAAGTATTTATAA
- a CDS encoding Rossmann-like and DUF2520 domain-containing protein, which produces MRTGIIGAGKVGCSLGKYFRLNNLEVTGYYDVNENLAKEAADFTATAFIKDLDTIVKESDTLFLTVPDDLITIVWNQIKDMSLEGKFICHCSGALSSGDAFPGIDKCGAFGYSVHPLFAVSDKYNSYKELSHAYFVIEGDERHREDVAGIFRNLGNEVCYIAAEDKVKYHCAAAVCSNHVVALIQESLSLMQECGFNEESALKALAPIMLGNIQHIVEKGMVNSLTGPVERADVKTVEKHLNCLNKSQQILYCLLSEILISIGEKKNPERDYGKLKDILDHKQYCNIDEQ; this is translated from the coding sequence ATGAGAACAGGAATTATAGGTGCAGGGAAAGTTGGGTGTTCCCTTGGTAAGTATTTCAGATTGAATAATCTGGAAGTAACAGGATATTACGATGTGAATGAGAATCTTGCAAAAGAAGCGGCAGATTTTACAGCGACAGCTTTTATAAAAGATTTAGACACAATTGTAAAAGAAAGTGATACTCTGTTTCTTACTGTTCCTGATGATCTGATTACGATTGTATGGAATCAGATTAAGGATATGTCCCTTGAGGGAAAGTTTATATGTCATTGCAGTGGTGCCTTATCATCCGGAGATGCATTTCCAGGAATCGATAAGTGTGGTGCTTTCGGATATTCTGTCCATCCGCTCTTTGCAGTCAGCGATAAGTACAATTCTTACAAAGAGCTATCACATGCGTATTTTGTAATAGAAGGCGATGAGAGACATCGGGAAGACGTTGCCGGGATTTTCAGAAATCTTGGAAATGAGGTGTGTTATATTGCAGCCGAAGATAAAGTAAAATATCATTGTGCTGCCGCCGTATGCAGTAACCATGTGGTTGCGCTTATACAGGAAAGCTTAAGTTTGATGCAGGAGTGCGGATTTAACGAAGAGAGTGCGCTTAAAGCATTAGCTCCGATCATGCTTGGAAATATACAGCATATCGTGGAGAAAGGAATGGTAAACAGTCTGACCGGGCCAGTAGAAAGAGCCGATGTAAAGACCGTAGAGAAACATTTAAACTGTCTTAATAAAAGTCAGCAGATACTCTATTGTCTTTTGTCAGAAATTCTCATTTCTATAGGGGAAAAGAAAAATCCGGAAAGAGATTACGGAAAGCTAAAAGACATTCTCGATCATAAGCAGTACTGTAATATTGATGAACAGTAA
- the panB gene encoding 3-methyl-2-oxobutanoate hydroxymethyltransferase, with translation MKNTVTTFQAMKDKGEKISMLTAYDYSTAKLEDAAGINGILVGDSLGNVVLGYDTTIPVTVEDMIHHGAAVARGAKNSLVVVDMPFLSYQTSVYDAVVNAGKIMKETQCDCVKLEGGKSVCPQIKAITDASIPVMAHIGLTPQSVNAFGGFKVQGKTLEAAQQLIEDAKAVEEAGAFAVVLECVPEKLARKVTEAIHIPTIGIGAGAGCDGQILVYADMLSMFSDFSPKFVRSFANVGEIMSQAFKEYDAAVKDSSFPAQEHTFKIDEEVLDKLY, from the coding sequence ATGAAGAACACAGTAACAACTTTTCAGGCAATGAAAGATAAAGGCGAAAAAATTTCCATGCTGACAGCATATGATTATTCCACAGCAAAGTTAGAAGATGCTGCCGGAATTAACGGAATCTTAGTAGGGGATTCTCTTGGTAATGTTGTTTTAGGATATGATACAACAATCCCTGTAACAGTAGAGGATATGATCCATCATGGAGCTGCAGTTGCAAGAGGTGCAAAGAATTCTTTAGTTGTAGTAGATATGCCATTCCTTTCTTATCAGACTTCCGTTTATGATGCGGTTGTAAATGCCGGAAAGATTATGAAAGAGACACAGTGTGACTGTGTGAAATTAGAAGGTGGAAAGAGCGTATGTCCACAGATTAAGGCGATTACAGATGCTTCTATTCCAGTAATGGCACATATTGGACTGACTCCACAGTCTGTCAATGCATTTGGTGGATTTAAAGTACAGGGGAAAACATTAGAAGCTGCACAGCAGTTGATTGAAGATGCGAAAGCGGTAGAAGAAGCAGGGGCATTTGCGGTTGTTTTAGAGTGTGTTCCGGAAAAGCTTGCCCGTAAAGTAACAGAGGCAATTCATATTCCTACGATTGGAATTGGAGCAGGAGCAGGCTGCGATGGACAGATTCTTGTTTATGCGGATATGTTATCTATGTTTTCTGATTTTTCACCAAAGTTTGTAAGAAGTTTTGCAAATGTAGGAGAGATTATGTCACAGGCATTTAAAGAATATGATGCTGCAGTAAAAGACAGTTCTTTCCCGGCACAAGAACATACATTTAAGATAGATGAAGAAGTGTTAGATAAGCTTTACTAA
- the panC gene encoding pantoate--beta-alanine ligase, whose amino-acid sequence MEKVYTIKEVREQVKAWKKEGLSVGLVPTMGYLHEGHASLIQKAVEQNDKVVVSVFLNPTQFGPTEDLEAYPRDFEADCKLCESIGAALVFHPEPSEMYASDFCTWVDMDVLSKTLCGKSRPIHFRGVCTVVSKLFNIVTPDRAYFGQKDAQQLAIIRRMVRDLNMDIEIVGCPIVREEDGLAKSSRNTYLNEEERKAALILSKSVALGKKMVADGETSATVVKEAMIKKIESEPMAKIDYVEAVDGLSMQPVEEIKAPALVAMAVYIGKTRLIDNFIVEE is encoded by the coding sequence ATGGAAAAAGTATATACAATAAAAGAAGTAAGAGAACAAGTAAAAGCATGGAAAAAAGAAGGTCTGAGTGTTGGACTGGTACCTACAATGGGATACCTTCATGAAGGACATGCCAGCCTGATTCAAAAAGCAGTAGAACAGAATGACAAAGTTGTAGTCAGTGTATTTTTAAATCCGACACAGTTTGGACCAACAGAGGATTTAGAGGCTTATCCAAGAGATTTTGAAGCAGACTGTAAACTCTGTGAGTCCATTGGAGCTGCTTTAGTATTTCATCCGGAACCATCTGAAATGTATGCATCCGATTTCTGCACTTGGGTAGATATGGATGTTCTGTCTAAAACATTGTGTGGAAAGAGCAGACCGATTCATTTCAGAGGAGTATGTACAGTTGTAAGTAAGCTCTTTAATATTGTGACACCGGATCGCGCATATTTTGGACAAAAAGATGCGCAGCAGCTGGCAATTATCCGTCGTATGGTAAGAGATTTAAATATGGATATTGAAATAGTAGGATGTCCAATCGTCCGCGAAGAGGATGGATTAGCAAAAAGCTCCAGAAATACTTATTTAAATGAAGAAGAAAGAAAAGCTGCTTTAATTTTAAGTAAGTCAGTTGCTCTTGGAAAGAAAATGGTAGCAGATGGAGAGACATCCGCTACAGTAGTAAAAGAGGCGATGATTAAGAAAATCGAGTCTGAGCCAATGGCTAAGATTGATTATGTAGAAGCGGTAGATGGATTGTCCATGCAGCCAGTAGAAGAAATCAAAGCACCGGCCCTGGTAGCTATGGCTGTTTATATCGGAAAGACAAGACTCATCGATAACTTTATTGTAGAAGAATAG
- the panD gene encoding aspartate 1-decarboxylase — protein sequence MQITMLQGKIHRATVTQAELDYVGSITVDEDLLDAAGIKEYQLVQIVDVNNGNRFETYTIAGERGSGVMCLNGAAARCVSVHDKIILMAYAQMTPEEAKENKPNVVFVDDENKISRVTNYEKHGRLFDMERLG from the coding sequence ATGCAGATTACAATGTTACAGGGAAAGATTCACAGAGCAACTGTTACACAGGCAGAGCTTGATTATGTAGGCAGTATCACAGTAGATGAGGATTTACTTGATGCAGCCGGAATTAAAGAATATCAGCTGGTTCAGATTGTGGATGTAAATAATGGAAATCGTTTTGAGACTTATACAATTGCCGGTGAAAGAGGCAGTGGAGTTATGTGTTTAAATGGTGCAGCAGCAAGATGCGTCAGTGTGCATGATAAGATTATTCTTATGGCATACGCACAGATGACTCCAGAAGAAGCCAAAGAAAATAAGCCGAATGTTGTATTTGTAGATGATGAGAATAAAATCAGTCGTGTTACAAATTATGAAAAACACGGTCGTTTATTCGACATGGAGAGGTTAGGATAA